ACGGGGTAATCTTCAGACACGAATTGCCAAAATGAAAGATGGTGTATGCGATGCACTACTTTTAGCCTATGCCGGTGTTCATCGCATGGATTATGACGACATGATCATTTCAAAGCTTCCCCTGGATAAATTTATTCCGGCTGTTGGTCAGGGAAGCGTGGCCGTAGAGTGTTCTACATCTCTGAGTGAAGAGAAAAGACAGGCCATCCGTCAGTACGTAAACCATGAAAACACAGAAAAAAGGCTGCGTTGTGAGCGAGGTTTCCTAAAAACCCTGCACGGCGGCTGTAGCATTCCTGTTTTCGCCCTTGCAGACTTACAGGAAGGTACCCTTACAATAAAAGGTGGTATAGTTGATCTGGAAGGAACAAAAATAATCCGAAAAAGAATTATGGGACCTGCCGAAAATGCGGAAACCATAGGGCAGGAGTTGGCCGAAGAGGTATTAAAAGCCGGAGGAGATAAAATTTTAGAAGACATCAAAGAAAAGTTAAACCAAGAACAAACGCATGAGAGTAAGTAATTTCATAATGATCCTGTTAGTTATATGTACCATGCTCTTTGGTGCATGTGCTTCAGAAAAAGACTATCTGGTGACAATTAAAACCGAATATGGCGATATGCACGCCATACTTTATGACGAAACCCCTCAGCATAAAGAAAATTTCATCAAACTGGCTAAAGAAGGATTCTACGATAGTTTGTTATTCCATAGGGTTATTGAAGATTTTATGATCCAGACCGGCGATCCTGATTCTAAAAATGCCAAACCAGGTCGACCATTAGGCTCGGGTGGTCCCGGATATCAGATTCCTGCAGAGTTTGACAAAGACCTTTATCATGCTAAGGGAGCTTTATCTGCTGCCAGAACGAATAATCCTGAAAAAAAATCCAGTGGCAGCCAGTTCTATATTGTACAGGGCAAGAAATGGACTGAGAAAGAGCTTACTACGGATATGAATAAGTGTGGTGCCGCTGCCAGGCAGTTGATGGAAAGAGGAGA
This region of Fulvivirga ulvae genomic DNA includes:
- the hemC gene encoding hydroxymethylbilane synthase encodes the protein MEKIRIGTRGSKLALWQADHVAALLKKGGIESEIITIETKGDKILDVSISKIGSKGVFTEEIEDQLQLGNIDIAVHSAKDMQSELPKGFELIAFTEREVVNDVLVGMDLCLSLDKQDIVVGTSSTRRVALLKHFYPHVKTVSVRGNLQTRIAKMKDGVCDALLLAYAGVHRMDYDDMIISKLPLDKFIPAVGQGSVAVECSTSLSEEKRQAIRQYVNHENTEKRLRCERGFLKTLHGGCSIPVFALADLQEGTLTIKGGIVDLEGTKIIRKRIMGPAENAETIGQELAEEVLKAGGDKILEDIKEKLNQEQTHESK
- a CDS encoding peptidylprolyl isomerase; this encodes MRVSNFIMILLVICTMLFGACASEKDYLVTIKTEYGDMHAILYDETPQHKENFIKLAKEGFYDSLLFHRVIEDFMIQTGDPDSKNAKPGRPLGSGGPGYQIPAEFDKDLYHAKGALSAARTNNPEKKSSGSQFYIVQGKKWTEKELTTDMNKCGAAARQLMERGDQDSVKQMLINIYQTEGPEAYGNKLIEMRDYISEVMQIDLTKEIAPERLKTYTTIGGAPHLDDEYTVFGKVIDGLEVIDKIAAQPTDQRDRPTSDIRMIVEVEELPKKKITKLYGYEFPKEEK